In Strix uralensis isolate ZFMK-TIS-50842 chromosome 7, bStrUra1, whole genome shotgun sequence, the following proteins share a genomic window:
- the LOC141946204 gene encoding uncharacterized protein LOC141946204, which translates to MRRTRRIGAEQRRGRHGECGHCQGRGGAIGVHAQDSEGGAERRRGRHGGCRGAATGFGGAADGAQHPGEVRLEPAAARPPRHCHTVHFGNPVCCGTVDAVQGLLVADSLPITDGEGPQRYRGPPDSGAAPQHQQRGGGCACASRTFLNPGPSVLCGVCDCPPPRQWPPQPPELVVTPLHLLQPGLGEAEGRRQEQLREEGQRMVALVRIWTPPSCPFVLPLLCPCRSCRAHPGTRGGDRDLPGATPLLGGKARSEEQPRQDPAALLARSVEPCTGV; encoded by the exons ATGCGCAGGACGCGGAGGATAGGTGCGGAGCAACGCCGAGGCCGCCATGGGGAGTGTGGGCATtgccagggcaggggcggggccaTTGGGGTGCATGCGCAGGACTCGGAGGGGGGTGCGGAGCGACGCCGCGGCCGCCATGGCGG gtgCCGGGGGGCAGccacagggtttgggggggctgcggACGGCGCTCAGCACCCTGGAGAAGTACGGCTGGAACCTgctgcagcccggcccccccggcactGCCACACCGTCCACTTCGGGAACCCCGTCTGCTGCGGCACCGTCGACGCCGTGCAG gggctgctggtggctgatTCGCTGCCAATAACAGATGGGGAAGGCCCACAg cgCTATAGGGGCCCCCCCGACTCTGGAGCTGCCCCCCAACACCAGCAGCGAGGTGGGGGCTGTGCCTGCGCCTCCCGCACCTTCCTGAACCCCGGCCCCAGCGTCCTCTGCGGGGTCTGcgactgcccccccccccgccaatggcccccccagcccccag AGCTGGTAGTGACCCCACTGCACCTTCTGCAACCAGGGCTCGGG GAGGCCGAGGGGCGGCGGCAGGAGCAGCTGCGGGAGGAGGGGCAGCGCATGGTCGCCCTGGTCAGG ATTTGGACCCCTCCGAGCTGTCCGTTTGTCCTGCCGCTGCTCTGTCCGTGCCGTTCCTGCAGGGCCCATCCCGGGACGCG AGGCGGGGACAGGGACCTCCCTGGGGCGACTCCTCTGCTCGGGGGAAAGGCGCGCTCCGAGGAGCAGCCTCGCCAAGACCCCGCTGCTCTTCTCGCACGGAGTGTGGAGCCCTGCACGGGAGTGTGA